One stretch of Heptranchias perlo isolate sHepPer1 chromosome 41, sHepPer1.hap1, whole genome shotgun sequence DNA includes these proteins:
- the ccdc97 gene encoding coiled-coil domain-containing protein 97, with translation MDGEDCLKRVEGPQTQDSLEIAPTGSDPYSGGVTQAVSAQMEEMLVIPSEECATLNEIEQQDQPTALPSPEEIADAAKMIKELSDQREEDAMDASLNSMFHTIASSKAQIKSQQKDEPDLMYDQKLDIIRDLFWCKPVVFLERFHKIIKEEHLVCFNHLAGNYEVTFYCNEIRKSSMKKTARTNVRNKRYAALQQLIKDGEYFSDEQMRTRDPLLYEQYIRQYMTEEELLAQNSKNLGDAMCLSDLLMSTYQEKIVQERLQWQQEREDACVEEEEEDEEEDDNPDSKAADWVPSDDEKTLLREEFVSRMHQRFLDGEDGDFDYSAVDDNPDFDNLDIVSRDEEERYFDEEEPVEIEDMETELDRE, from the exons ATGGACGGGGAAGACTGTCTGAAACGGGTGGAAG GCCCACAAACACAGGATTCCTTGGAAATTGCTCCAACAGGAAGTGACCCTTATTCAGGTGGTGTCACTCAggcagtcagtgcacagatggaGGAGATGCTTGTAATTCCCAGTGAGGAGTGTGCTACCCTGAATGAGATTGAGCAACAGGATCAGCCCACTGctcttccctcaccagaggagaTCGCAGACGCAGCCAAAATGATAAAGGAGCTTTCTGACCAGCGGGAGGAAGATGCCATGGATGCTTCACTAAACAGCATGTTCCATACAATTGCCAGCAGCAAGGCTCAGATCAAGAGCCAGCAGAAGGATGAGCCTGATCTCATGTATGACCAGAAGCTGGACATCATCAGGGATCTTTTCTGGTGTAAGCCAGTGGTTTTCCTGGAACGTTTTCACAAAATCATCAAAGAAGAGCACCTGGTCTGTTTCAATCATTTGGCTGGCAACTATGAAGTTACTTTTTATTGTAATGAAATTAGGAAGTCTTCAATGAAGAAAACTGCCCGAACAAATGTTCGCAACAAGAGGTACGCGGCCCTGCAGCAGCTGATTAAAG ACGGGGAGTATTTCAGCGATGAGCAGATGCGGACTCGAGATCCGCTGCTCTACGAACAGTATATTAGACAATACATGACGGAGGAGGAACTGCTGGCTCAGAACAGCAAAAACCTGGGCGATGCGATGTGTTTGTCTGACCTGCTGATGAGCACTTATCAGGAAAAGATTGTGCAGGAAAGGCTACAATGGCAACAGGAAAGGGAGGATGcctgtgtggaggaggaggaggaagacgaggagGAAG ATGACAATCCTGATTCTAAAGCTGCAGACTGGGTGCCCAGTGATGATGAGAAGACCTTGCTGAGAGAGGAATTTGTGAGTCGCATGCACCAGCGCTTCCTGGACGGGGAAGATGGAGACTTTGATTACAG TGCTGTCGATGACAACCCAGATTTTGACAACCTTGACATCGTGAGTCGTGATGAAGAGGAGAGGTACTTTGACGAGGAGGAACCAGTGGAAATTGAGGATATGGAAACGGAGTTGGACAGGGAGTGA